In Rissa tridactyla isolate bRisTri1 chromosome 22, bRisTri1.patW.cur.20221130, whole genome shotgun sequence, a single genomic region encodes these proteins:
- the LOC128900807 gene encoding uncharacterized protein LOC128900807: protein MAPVSLPGAATLFPLPGQQLLFPTAWAPPVGAAPQAPDNISTLMAMGAGSEGAPGPARLPPTHTGLHRAPCGCCCFNPHFGSIDWTVTNVPVPAKATLGHDAAAPSGAALWGPGGCRTLPAWAAPGTPQGQPTPPQLMQLPAYGHQGTAVPAAPPLLFNSIPGHQHLEATSVGAPPASRVPTGTDFPPSPAAAPHNEAPGDLDANIEVTEDTLLQEPLWLFCSSLDTVEVSQDPDTTITTPGDPGGTVREGRAVAPAPTALPTSIPALENTKEWSSETNSSSRASPAQTPLGSDISSSTISSPKSNISPRSDISSESDISPELTFSLKNITYSEQDISDYDTISLKSDTSSSSDNSWESDVPHSQALGDAAGHHAVPHEVSLKEALSLLDCDPSGTGEAAPLCDIDSLSLPEELLMLDYSMEELLEGARILEGFLYGTEGDVPSSSSAVPNSQALGDTAGYLESDVPRSPSAVPNSQALGDTAGHLAVPQEVPVNYFGVEVTRKAVVVLEDIFSRTKSQESCGDTGRELPPAQPTMAEKRGTKQGMKRGTKRGTNSPLVPPRKRRQLNLF, encoded by the exons atggctcctgtctctcttccaggcgcagccaccctgttccctctgcccgggcagcagctgctcttccccacggcctgggcacccccagtgggggcggccccacaggcc cctgacaacatcagcaccctgatggccatgggggccGGCTCagagggtgcccccggcccagcacggctccctcccacccacacagggctgcacagggccccatgcggctgctgctgcttcaacccGCACTTCGGGTCCATCGACTGGACCGTCACCAACGTGCCTGTGCCGGCCAAGGCCACCCTCGGCCACGACGCTGCTGCTCCgtcaggcgctgccctgtggggccccgggggctgcaggaccctcccggcctgggcagcccctggcaccccccagggacaaccaaCACCGCCCCAACTGATGCAGCTCCCAGcatacggccaccagggcacagcggtgcccgcagcccccccgctgcTGTTCAACTCCATCCCCGGACACCAGCACCTCGAGGCCACCTCCGTGGgggcaccccctgccagccgcgtccccacgGGCACCgacttcccccccagccctgctgctgccccccacaacgaagctcctggtgacctggatgccaacattgaagtcaCCGAGGACacgctcctccaagagcccctctggctcttttgTTCCTCCTTGGACACAGTGGAGGTCTCCCAGGACCCcgacaccaccatcaccacacctggggaccccggtggcaccgtcagagaggggagagcggtggccccagcacccactgcgttgccaacatccatccctgccttggagaacaccaaggaatggtcctcagagaccaacagctccagcagggcctcccccgcgcagacacccctgggcagcgacatctcctcaagcaccatcagctccccaaagagcaacatctctcccaggagcgacatctcctccgagagcgacatctccccagagctcaccttctccctgaAGAACATcacctactcagagcaggacatctcagactacgacaccatctccctaaagagtgacacctcctcgagcagcgacaactcctgggagagcgacgtcccccacagccaagccctcggggacgcggccggccaccatgccgtgccccacgaggtgtccctcaaggaggccctgagcctcttggactgtgaccccaGTGGCACTggcgaagccgcccccctctgcgacatcgactccctctcgctgcccgaggagctgctaaTGCTGGAttacagcatggaggagctcctggagggtgcccgcatcctggaaggattcctctacgggacagagggcgacgtccccagcagctcctctgctgtccccaacagccaagcactCGGGGACACGGCCGGCTACCTTGAgagcgatgtccccaggagcccctctgctgtcccgaacagccaagccctcggggacacagccggccaccttgcagtgccccaggaggtgcctgtcaactattttggcgtggaggtgacccggaaggctgtcgtcgtcctggaagatatcttctccaggacgaagtcccaggagtcgtgcggggacacggggagggagctgccgccagcccagcccaccatggcagagaagcgggggacaaagcaggggatgaagcgggggacgaagcgcGGGACGAACTCCCCGTTggtgccacccaggaagcgcagg CAGCTGAAccttttctga
- the LOC128900720 gene encoding LOW QUALITY PROTEIN: tRNA-dihydrouridine(47) synthase [NAD(P)(+)]-like (The sequence of the model RefSeq protein was modified relative to this genomic sequence to represent the inferred CDS: deleted 1 base in 1 codon) — MAAAAVASGVAPVRARFLTSKEQFHAYLRARGEPSSGGEEEEEEEEKVEEEEEVGSCQSEPPAKRVKLEDAGAAEKEPAERKRARGQNKSRPCMKPRRYEQSRLCPSVTQAHLGDGYQNIVNTDLAKQWEGKSLVRNNLSKELQHQLRKRKFSFRKADEYLRGLGKPHGDGGKGGKATERSAEEQEVSNCTTAQEGLGDGPECPALPEQGEDPKPDALQSPTAGEEAFSVKTVGPVTDESTSKGILYLVVLPLLEHVPPVLPFCPASSGAFAEVSL; from the exons atggcggcggcggcggtggcgtcCGGGGTGGCGCCGGTCCGCGCCCG GTTCCTcacctccaaggagcagttccatgcctacctgcgggcccggggcgagcccagcagcgggggtgaggaggaggaggaggaggaagagaaggtcgaggaggaggaggaggtcggcagctgccagagcgagccccccgccaaacgggtgAAGTTG GAGGATGCGGGAGCAGCGGAGAAGGAGCCCGcggagcggaagcgggcccgggggcagaacaagagcaggccgtgtatgaagcccaggcgctacgagcagagcaggctgtgcccgtcggtaacgcag GCCCATCTCGGGGATGGCTACCAGAACATCGTCAACACGGACCTGGCCAAGCAGTGGGAGGGGAAGTCGCTGGTGAGGAACAACCTTTCCAAGGAGCTCCAGCACCAGCTGCGCAAGAGGAAGTTTAGCTTCAGGAAGGCTGACGAGTACCTCCGTGGTCTGGGCAAGCCCCACGGGGATGGCGGGAAGGGAGGCAAAGCCACGGAGCGTTCCGCAGAGGAGCAAGAGGTGTCCAACTGCACAACAGCCCAGGAGGGGCTGGGAGACGGTCCTGAATGTCCTGCGCTACCGGAGCAGGGGGAAGATCCCAAACCAGACGCCTTGCAGAGTCCCACCGCCGGTGAGGAGGCTTTCTCCGTGAAAACGGTGGGCCCAGTGACAGATGAAAGTACATCCAAAGGGATCCTTTACCTGGTGGTGTTGCCTTTGCTGGAGCACGTTCCTCCGGTGCTCCCCTTCTGCCCTGCCTCCTCCGGGGCGTTCGCTGAGGTCTCTCTGTGA